CGCATCTTCCATCACCTTGGAAATTACCAAATACTGCCGGATTTTTACCACTCACCGGACACCCAGGTCCAGACGTATTTCGGATTTGCTGGTTGTGTAAGTAAAGAAGCATTAGATTACTTTGCTCCTTCTGCGGATTATTCGGCAATTGTGAATATTGATACAACGCTGCATAAAATGTTAAATCCAAACTGTGTCCCGATGGGTCGGTAGCTCCAACCGGATTCCCTTCTACATACATATATCGATTCTGACCGTTCACTGACTTGGGATCAACAACAGAGTCCGCTTGCAAGTATCTCCCGAGCGTTGGATCGTAGTAACGAGATTTGTAAAAGTAAAGACCTGTCTCTTTGTCTTCCACCTGCCCTGTGTATTTGTAACGGAATATATCCGGGCCATACGAGTCGTTTCGGTTGATGGAGCCGTAAGGTTCGTAGGATACGTAACTCACTCCAGGTTCGGGGCCGCTTGCTGGATTTCCATATCCGTCAGTGATGGTTGTTACCGAACCAAGGTGATCCGGATGATAGAAATACATTCCGTTTACAGGTGTTCCACCTGTTTGCCCACCTCCCGATGTTGTAGCTCCTGGATTTTGAATATTCGGAACTCCTGATGCTAAGTTCGATCCCATCGCCAATAACCAAGGAGGATCACCTTGTTTTCCTCCGGTTCCGGGCAAGATCCCGCATCCGGGAAGAGAAGTCATCACAAATAACGCAACAATAACCGCTGGGGTTCCGACTCCTCTCCAAGAGAGGTTTTGTAAAAGTGCATTCCCTTTCAGGAAATACGGATAGGAGAAATAGAGAATTCCTAAGAGAATCAAGAAGTAGAATGCGTTGAATAGACGTGTGGGAACTCCTCCTTGAAAGAATGAAGAATTTCCGAATACGGAAACAAGTTTTCCCTGAATTCGATTCTTGTAATAGTTCCCACAATCAATCGCAACGTCTTTACAAAATGGATTTGTTAGAGTTCCCACAAAAACAGAAATCATTGATTCTGCCGAATCAACGTCGTCACTTGTATGAGTTCCTAAAATTCTTCCGACAAACGATCCGATGGAATTTGCTCTTGACGACGGACTTGCCTCCGCTAACTGCAACGTCGCATCTTCCCTCGTCAACTGAGCTACCGTTTCCCCTTCGATTCCTTTCACATACAGCGTATGTTTCTCAGGCGTTCCCGATACCCTCACGATCTCGTAATCGCTCCCGAAAAAGTAACTCGTCGTCAGCGTATTGTTCGTAATCGATTTGATTCTGCTTCCGGTATAGTCGTAGGTATAGCGGATTGTTTCCGTCGTTCCGTTCGGTGTAATCTCAGTCAGTTTTCCATAGCTATCGTAGCGTAACACGTCTCCGTTACGGTTGGTCATGTTTCCACTCGCGTCGTATGCGTAGCTCATCGCTCCGGTGTTCGCGCTAGTTGCTTGAGTCACCGCATTCGCGTGTTGTGGATCACCGTAGCTCAAGGTATATGCGCCTTTTTGCATCAAGTTTCCGTTCGCAGAATATGAATAGCTTTGCGTTCCGTATTTCCCCGTCGCTTGGGTCACTCTGCCTAAATTGTCTAAGGTAAAATTTTGACTTCTCGTCGGATTCAATCGATCTTCGATCCGCGTCAGTTGTCCTTTCCCGTCATACGTATATTCTACGTTTCCGATTACCGTTCCGTCCGGTTTTCGGGTCGTTAATGCGAGTGGTTTTTGGTCCGTCGGTTCGAACGCGATCTCCATCGTCACTCCGTTCCCCGTCACTCTTCTTACGATCGGATCTCCGTTTCCGTTCAATGCCGGCCCTTCGTATCTTACGACCGTATGGCCTACGCTTGTCCCATCCGCTGAATCCATCGTGATCCCTGCAATACTTCCTGTCGGGGAATAGATTGTATGAAGTTTCGTTCCGTCTGGATACGTGTTCGTAACCACTCTTCCTAAAGAATCATAGTCCGTTTTGAAGATCGCCGTTATATCATCCACGATCTTCGTCTTTTGGATCGTTTCCCCTCTTTGATTATACCGAAACTCTGTCTGACCGCTTCCATCCACAACCTTCGTCAATCTGCCTCTTGAAAAAGGAACACTCGGGTCGTCGTATGAATACCCAATCGATGTTTCGCCGCCGTTCGTATTCTGGGTAAGAATTCTTCCCAAGGAATCATAGGTAAATTGAACGCTCTTTCCTCTTGCATCTGTCTGACTCGCAATTCTACCTTGCGAATCGTAGCTGAACGAAATCGTCCCCGAGTTCGGATCTTGGGTGGAAATCCTTCTCCCAATGCTGTCATACGTGATATTTGTAGTAACGCCGGATACGTCCGTAACCGAACGAATCTCGCCAAACGGAGAGTAAACGTAGGAAATCGTTCTACCGTTTTCCGTTCGGCTTATGGTTTGACCGAGTTCGTTGATCGTCTCGCTTCGAACTTCCGTTTGTCCGTCCGGATAGGTTTTCGATTTCGTTTCCGTATATCCTGTTTTGGAAACTGTTGTCAAAATCGTTCCAGTCGAAGAAGGCTCGACAATCGACGACAAACCTCCATCCGGATCGTTGTATTGAAACGAAACGTATTGAGGAGTTTGAACGCTCAAATAAGGTTGCGATTTACGGATCAATTTACCGATCGCATAATCGAATTGAAACTCTTCGATCGTATTCACGCCGGCAACGGCGGTATTATTTTCCGTTCGAATCGTATTGCCGAAAGCGTCGCGGAAAATTTTAGAAACGTTAACGCTTCCGCTTACGCTGTCCCGAATGCTTTTCGTAACCGATTCGTTATTTGTTAAGTTGTTTAAGTCGTAGTTTCCCGTATTCTCATACGTATATGTTTCATTGGGACTTGTTTCTCCCGGATAAATCACGTTCAACTTTCTTCCGTAGGCGTCGTAATTCGTCGTCGTAACGGAGCCGTTCGGATCACTGATCGAAAGTTCAAGGCCGGTTGTAGAATCGTAAGTCGCAGTCGTAACATGCCCGAGTCCGTTTGTTTTTGTAACCGGAAAATGATTCAGTAAAGAATCGTATGCGATCGTATTCGAGCCGCTGGATGGATCGTTCACGGAAATCACGTTCCCATACGAATCATAACCGAACGAAGTCGTCAAAGGATAAGCACTCGCGGGAAATTGAGTTTTAGAAGTGAGATTATCACCCGTGTATTGAAATTGAGAATCCTCTGTCCAGGTTCCGTCCACATTCTTTCTGGATCGAACGACCCTTCCGATTCTCCACGCAGTCGTATCATGAGAATACTGAGTCGTATTGGTGATAGAATGGGACCCGATCGATTCCGAATCGCTCGTTGCAAAACCGTAGGAATCATAAGAGACAGACTTAACGGATGTGGTCAGCAGATTTCCATTTTGATATAGATTGGAAACAATAGAACCGGGAACCGCAATCTCCGTTCCGAAAGGATTCGGAAACGAATGAGCCGAATAAACAGTTGATCGCAGTAAGTTATTGGATGCGTTGTAACTTCGTTCGGATTGAGGAGAACCGGACAGCCGATAATCGTTTTGAAAGTAATCCGTGATCTTGTAAAATCCCGTGTTTACGTCCGTTTCCCGGATTGAAGCAAAGCCGAGACTTCTCGCGACTCCCCTTGTACCTTGATTGTATCTCAAATTCGAATAAGAATAATTTTTTCGATGAGTAACACCCGTAGACATATCTATTTCCGATTGAACGACCAAAAAACCGGGAGAAACGTTTGGCACGTTTGGATAATTACCGGTTCCCGGTTGTGTCGCTCCTGGATGCTGATTTGTCAGCGCGTATTGCACTCTCGAACTTTGATTTCCGGAAGCATTGGATGCGACTTGGAGTAAATCCTCTCCGGTGCTTCTCGGGGAACTGTATCGATAATAAACCTTTCCCATCGTCTTTCCTACGTTCAAGAAAACGAGACTTAGATCGGAAATCCCGTCCAAGTTCATGTCTTGTAAAGAAATTTGATATTGATCGGCCCTCTCGATACCGTTAGTATCCGTATATTCTTGGGGAGAAAAACCGCCGAACGAATAACTGCCGTTCAACGTAAAATTACCGTTACCGTTGGAAAGATAGGTTTCAAATCTCTGTGATTCGCGGTTAAAAAGCACCAAATCGGACAACCCGTCGCCGTTCACTTCTCCGAAATTAAACTGAACTAAGTTCTTACCTGTCCCCGCATTTAGGTTCGTTGCGATCGGACTGGAAAAACCATTCCCCATAAAAATCGATACGACACATTGAGTTCCCGGAAACGAAACAAAATCAAGCACTCCGTCCCCGTTCACATCCGCAAGCGTGCTTCTTTCCGGATCGATCGAATTGGACATAGAATACGTTCTAACTTGAGAAGTGCCGTTACTCAAATTAAAACTTCTGATTTGAAGAGCGTACGTCGCCAGTCCCACTGTGCCTTGCGCGTAAATCGCTCCGATTTGAGAGTTAATCGAATAACTCTGTTCGCCTACGAAGTTCATTTTCGCGCTTACGATATTTTCCAGCACGGTTTGAAGATTTGTAAGGTCGGTGCTATCGTAATCGTACGCACTGCCGTTCAGTTCGTAATAATCCGCAAGAAGGCTATTTCCATTTGTATCCAAATAAGCGATGAAATTTTGAAATTCCGCTTCAACGATTACATTCCCGGTCGCCGAAACGGGAAAAGAATCGGCAACCGCTTTCGCTCTTGTGTGGTCCGCTTGATACTGCGCCATCAAAGTATCCAACGCAGCTTTTTGAGCCTGCAAGGCGCTCAATGTTGGATTATCATAAGTCTGGATAAGCTGAAGATAATCCGCCTTTCCATCGCCCGTCATATCGACCATAGCATTTAGAAAGAAATCGTTACCCCCTGCAATAACGATCGGATTATCAAAGTACGTCTCCCGGTTGATGTAAATGGAAAAACTACTTCCATTCGCATGAACAAAGTCGGTCAATTCGTCGCCATTCATATCCGCAAAAAAATCCGCAGCCGGACGATTGCTCGCTTGAGGAGACGTACTATTCGGACCGTAATGGAATCGATATTCGTACGGACTAAAAACGCTCATATTGCGGTTAGCTCCGACCAAGCTAACGTTCCCAAAAAGGACAGGTGCGCTAAAACTGGTTCCGTTGGAGTAGATCCCCCAAAGTCTTCCTCCATCCTCGTATGCGAAATCCGTTTTACCGTCCCCGTTTAAATCGACGGGTTGATAATAGGTATTATAATGAATTGGAATATTCCAACTAGTAAATGTAATTGGACCTTGTCCGATCCGTTGAATATGCCCGGTTAAATGAATCGATCCGTTCTCTTCGGTACCGTTGATCGCGACGAAATCCGATATGCCGTCACCGTTCAGATCCATAGGCAACCAAGCCGTTAAAGCGGAATTCACACCGTTCACACAAGCATCCGGCCCGCCCCAACCCAAAAAGCCCGCACAGTTCCCGGCTAAATATTCAAAGAAACCTTGATTTCCTCCCCAACATGGAACCAACAAAGCGCAAAGACAGGATGCGGCACCTAAGTTACATGCGTTTCGATCCGGAACGGGAACTTTAACAACGTATTGGAGAGACGCATCGATATTTGTATCCAGTGCGGAAGGGTGGTAAGGAAGACTACTATTAAAAAAAACGTTTAAGAAATCAACAGCAATGTTCGGAATGAAAACGTTCATCGTTGTCGTGTCCGTAAACACTTGATAATCGAGACTTCCGATCGAGAAACTACCCGATTGATTCGTATATGTGAAATTCAAGTCGTCAAAATTTTCAGAACCGAACGTATTACTGCCCGAACGCTTAATCGTCCGAAGTACAGTTCGACCCGTTACCGGACCGTAAGAATAATCGAGATCATACGTTCTAAATACGCTACCCGCAACTAAGATTTCAATTTTATCGAGTCTCTTTTGGATCCGCTCCAAAGTTCCTAAAATGTAATTCGAAGTTTTGTCGTTTCGGTTTTCGTAAACAAACCGGATAATTCGATCATTGTATGTAATCGAATCTGGATAATAATCACCGTTGGTAACGTCTATAGAAGAATATTGAATGTTATAACCGTTTCCGTGGACGTCTTCTTCTCGACTCAAAGTCCATTCACGAATCGACCCCGCAGTTCTTCCTAACGCTGGAATTCGGGAATCTAAACTTCCTCCGAAAAAAAATCTTCTACCGGACTTATCCGTTGCAATCCATGAACAGGGAGCGTCTCCGCAAGTTCCTTGAGGCTCGAATAAGATCCAAGACTCTTTTCGGCTGTGATACTTCGTTTTATTTCCGCTTACATCGATCAATTCACCGGCAAGGGAAGAGATATATTGATCCGATCCGTTATAGTAAATTCCGTAAGAAGGATTTCGAGAAATGGAATGAATTCCGTTTAAATCCCAGCCCATACCTACAATCCCGTTTCTACCATTGGAATTGTAGGAAAGCGACAACTTAGGAATTACGTCTTTTGTACCTTTTGGGATCTCGATTTCGTATTGAGTACTTGCAGAACCATCCGAACCTGCATGGATCACAGTGAGAGCCTGTGGAATTCCGGATGAAAAAGCCGAAGCGACCGCGCTAAAGAAATTTCGAACACCATCTACAAAGGAAAAATTTAATACAAATAGAATGGAAACAACAAGATAGATAACTTTTGCAATTCTCGATTTCATCCCTAACCCCGAAATTTCGTTTTCATAATCGCAAACTGCAACAAGCCTCTATGTCTCTTAGGCTACATTATTTTGCGGCTATTTTGACACCATTACAAAAGATACCGTAAGTTTGGTATTATTTTTTGAATTTTCGAAGATTGAGTGAAGTTATGAATTATAATTTTCAATAAAGTATTATTTAGGTATAAACCGCAATTTGAAAGATACATTATAACTTGATATTTCGTATTCATTACTTCCTTTGAAACATTCGCATTAAACAATTTACAAATAAGACACAATTTTAATTCCTGGTTTAAGTATTTACGGGATTTAAAGGTGAAAGTTTCTTATATTATTTTTCTTGCATGTGCTTTGATACTCCCCTATTCGCTTTTTGCATCGGAATTGCTTCTTAAAACAGGCGAGGCGTTCCTTATCGAAGAGATAAACGAAAGTGCGGATGTGGTAAACGTTCGCTGGAAAGGTAGACAATACAGAATTCCTAAGTATGAAGTCCAAAGGATCGACTACCAAAAAAAGGGACCAGAAAGCTCTTATCTGTTCTCCGAATTTCAACTAACTGACGGCTCCTCAATTCGAGGAATCATCGTTGAACGCAAAAAAGACCGCTATATTTTCCGAACCGATCTTGGTTTCGTTGAGATCGAAAAATCAAAAATTCAAAACCTATCTACAAAAGAAAATGAATCCGAAGCTCCCGAACTTCCGGAAAAATATCTATCAGGCCGTTCCGGCGA
This DNA window, taken from Leptospira sanjuanensis, encodes the following:
- a CDS encoding RHS repeat-associated core domain-containing protein — its product is MKSRIAKVIYLVVSILFVLNFSFVDGVRNFFSAVASAFSSGIPQALTVIHAGSDGSASTQYEIEIPKGTKDVIPKLSLSYNSNGRNGIVGMGWDLNGIHSISRNPSYGIYYNGSDQYISSLAGELIDVSGNKTKYHSRKESWILFEPQGTCGDAPCSWIATDKSGRRFFFGGSLDSRIPALGRTAGSIREWTLSREEDVHGNGYNIQYSSIDVTNGDYYPDSITYNDRIIRFVYENRNDKTSNYILGTLERIQKRLDKIEILVAGSVFRTYDLDYSYGPVTGRTVLRTIKRSGSNTFGSENFDDLNFTYTNQSGSFSIGSLDYQVFTDTTTMNVFIPNIAVDFLNVFFNSSLPYHPSALDTNIDASLQYVVKVPVPDRNACNLGAASCLCALLVPCWGGNQGFFEYLAGNCAGFLGWGGPDACVNGVNSALTAWLPMDLNGDGISDFVAINGTEENGSIHLTGHIQRIGQGPITFTSWNIPIHYNTYYQPVDLNGDGKTDFAYEDGGRLWGIYSNGTSFSAPVLFGNVSLVGANRNMSVFSPYEYRFHYGPNSTSPQASNRPAADFFADMNGDELTDFVHANGSSFSIYINRETYFDNPIVIAGGNDFFLNAMVDMTGDGKADYLQLIQTYDNPTLSALQAQKAALDTLMAQYQADHTRAKAVADSFPVSATGNVIVEAEFQNFIAYLDTNGNSLLADYYELNGSAYDYDSTDLTNLQTVLENIVSAKMNFVGEQSYSINSQIGAIYAQGTVGLATYALQIRSFNLSNGTSQVRTYSMSNSIDPERSTLADVNGDGVLDFVSFPGTQCVVSIFMGNGFSSPIATNLNAGTGKNLVQFNFGEVNGDGLSDLVLFNRESQRFETYLSNGNGNFTLNGSYSFGGFSPQEYTDTNGIERADQYQISLQDMNLDGISDLSLVFLNVGKTMGKVYYRYSSPRSTGEDLLQVASNASGNQSSRVQYALTNQHPGATQPGTGNYPNVPNVSPGFLVVQSEIDMSTGVTHRKNYSYSNLRYNQGTRGVARSLGFASIRETDVNTGFYKITDYFQNDYRLSGSPQSERSYNASNNLLRSTVYSAHSFPNPFGTEIAVPGSIVSNLYQNGNLLTTSVKSVSYDSYGFATSDSESIGSHSITNTTQYSHDTTAWRIGRVVRSRKNVDGTWTEDSQFQYTGDNLTSKTQFPASAYPLTTSFGYDSYGNVISVNDPSSGSNTIAYDSLLNHFPVTKTNGLGHVTTATYDSTTGLELSISDPNGSVTTTNYDAYGRKLNVIYPGETSPNETYTYENTGNYDLNNLTNNESVTKSIRDSVSGSVNVSKIFRDAFGNTIRTENNTAVAGVNTIEEFQFDYAIGKLIRKSQPYLSVQTPQYVSFQYNDPDGGLSSIVEPSSTGTILTTVSKTGYTETKSKTYPDGQTEVRSETINELGQTISRTENGRTISYVYSPFGEIRSVTDVSGVTTNITYDSIGRRISTQDPNSGTISFSYDSQGRIASQTDARGKSVQFTYDSLGRILTQNTNGGETSIGYSYDDPSVPFSRGRLTKVVDGSGQTEFRYNQRGETIQKTKIVDDITAIFKTDYDSLGRVVTNTYPDGTKLHTIYSPTGSIAGITMDSADGTSVGHTVVRYEGPALNGNGDPIVRRVTGNGVTMEIAFEPTDQKPLALTTRKPDGTVIGNVEYTYDGKGQLTRIEDRLNPTRSQNFTLDNLGRVTQATGKYGTQSYSYSANGNLMQKGAYTLSYGDPQHANAVTQATSANTGAMSYAYDASGNMTNRNGDVLRYDSYGKLTEITPNGTTETIRYTYDYTGSRIKSITNNTLTTSYFFGSDYEIVRVSGTPEKHTLYVKGIEGETVAQLTREDATLQLAEASPSSRANSIGSFVGRILGTHTSDDVDSAESMISVFVGTLTNPFCKDVAIDCGNYYKNRIQGKLVSVFGNSSFFQGGVPTRLFNAFYFLILLGILYFSYPYFLKGNALLQNLSWRGVGTPAVIVALFVMTSLPGCGILPGTGGKQGDPPWLLAMGSNLASGVPNIQNPGATTSGGGQTGGTPVNGMYFYHPDHLGSVTTITDGYGNPASGPEPGVSYVSYEPYGSINRNDSYGPDIFRYKYTGQVEDKETGLYFYKSRYYDPTLGRYLQADSVVDPKSVNGQNRYMYVEGNPVGATDPSGHSLDLTFYAALYQYSQLPNNPQKEQSNLMLLYLHNQQIRNTSGPGCPVSGKNPAVFGNFQGDGRCGGSLPKKVEFDMILILSMLKDPTLALAYYFLMKPNSALTIVDRSGIAHDEDHSWRSTPKVMHANEEWIKKSWGNYYSINEQEAAYKREYDALPKSYDRYGGTGKSMIAGVNYAATTIFDFEALVLGTTIFAVQNIVGYVSRFVNHALFVPKGRYNNLWKPKKWRL